TCAAGGTCGAGTCGGTGGTCCAGGCCGAGCCGCTGGGCCTCGGGCACGCAGTGTCCTGCGTCGAATCGGTGCTCTCGGACGACGAGGACGCTGTTGCGGTGCTGCTGCCAGACGACTTGGTGCTCCCCACGGGCGTCCTCGAGACCATGTCGAAGGTCCGCGCCAAGCGCGGCGGCTCGGTGCTGTGCGCGATCGAGGTGCCCGGCGACGAGATCAGCGCCTACGGCGTGTTCGACGTCGAGGTGGTTCCCGACGCCGCCAACCCCAACGTGCTGCGCGTCAAGGGCATGGTGGAGAAACCCAAGCCCGAGGATGCGCCGTCGCCGTATGCGGCCGCTGGTCGCTACGTGCTGGACCGGGCGATCTTCGACGCGTTGCGACGTGTACAAAAGGGTGTCGGTGGCGAGATTCAGCTCACCGACGCCATCGCCCTGCTGATCGAAGAAGGCCATCCCGTCCATGTCGTCATCCACCGCGGATCCCGACACGACCTGGGAAATCCCGGCGGCTACCTCAAGGCTGCGGTTGACTTTGCTCTGGAACGAGATGACTACGGCCCAGAGTTGCGTCGCTGGCTGGTTGAGCGCCTGGGCCCGGCCGGGCAGTAGTTGGATCGTCGGACGGGGACATCCCGCGTCCGACGACGGAAAGGCGCACCGTGCGTTCGGTTGAGGAGCAGCAGGCCCGCGTGCAGGCCGCAGCTGTGGCACCCAGGCCTGTCCGTGTCGCGATTGCCGAGGCCCAGGGCCTGATGTGCGCCGAAGAGGTGGTGACCGAACGGCCGCTGCCGGGCTTCGACCAGGCCGCGATCGACGGGTATGCCGTGCGCAGCGTCGACGTGCTGGGAATCGGTGGCGATTCAGACGATGATCCCGGCGGCGGCGACGTCAGCCTGCCGGTGATGGGCATGATCGACGCCGGCGCCCGCACACCCAGCAGACTGCAACCGCGGCAGGCCGCGCGCGTGCAGACCGGCGCGCCGATGCCGACGCTCGCCGACGCCGTGCTGCCGCTGCGCTGGACCGACGGCGGTCAGTCCCGGGTTCGGGTGCTGCGCGGGGTCCGGTCGGGGGCCTATGTCCGGCGCGCCGGCGACGACGTCCAACCCGGCGACGTCGCGGTGCGGGCAGGCACGATCATCGGGCCCGCGCAGGTGGGTCTGCTCGCGGCCGTCGGGCGTGAGCGGGTGCTGGTGCACCCGAGGCCCCGGATCTCGGTGTTGTCGGTGGGCGGCGAACTCGTCGACATCTCCCGCACTCCCGGCAACGGCCAGGTCTACGACGTCAACTCCTATGCCTTGGCCGCCGCGGCGCGGGATGCGGGGGCGGAGGTCAACCGCGTGGGCATCGTCGACAGTGATCCCGCCAAGCTGCGCGAGGTCGTCGAGGGTCAGCTCAGCCGGGCCGAGGTCGTGGTGATCGCCGGTGC
The DNA window shown above is from Mycolicibacterium confluentis and carries:
- a CDS encoding UTP--glucose-1-phosphate uridylyltransferase, whose amino-acid sequence is MPQGPEVPIPRTAIVPAAGLGTRFLPATKTVPKELLPVVDTPGIELVAAEAASAGAKRLVIVTSEGKDGVVAHFVQDLVLEGTLEARGKHIMLEKVRRAPELIKVESVVQAEPLGLGHAVSCVESVLSDDEDAVAVLLPDDLVLPTGVLETMSKVRAKRGGSVLCAIEVPGDEISAYGVFDVEVVPDAANPNVLRVKGMVEKPKPEDAPSPYAAAGRYVLDRAIFDALRRVQKGVGGEIQLTDAIALLIEEGHPVHVVIHRGSRHDLGNPGGYLKAAVDFALERDDYGPELRRWLVERLGPAGQ
- the glp gene encoding molybdotransferase-like divisome protein Glp, coding for MRSVEEQQARVQAAAVAPRPVRVAIAEAQGLMCAEEVVTERPLPGFDQAAIDGYAVRSVDVLGIGGDSDDDPGGGDVSLPVMGMIDAGARTPSRLQPRQAARVQTGAPMPTLADAVLPLRWTDGGQSRVRVLRGVRSGAYVRRAGDDVQPGDVAVRAGTIIGPAQVGLLAAVGRERVLVHPRPRISVLSVGGELVDISRTPGNGQVYDVNSYALAAAARDAGAEVNRVGIVDSDPAKLREVVEGQLSRAEVVVIAGAVGGAAAERVRAVLSELGEMEVTRIAMHPGSVQGFGQLGREGVPVFLLPANPVSALVVFEIMVRPLIRLSLGKRQPTRRVVQARTLAPISSVVGRTGYLRGQLMRDQDTGEYLVQALGGAPGVSSHLLATLAEANCLVVIPSEAEQIRTGEVVDVAFLAQRG